In Paraburkholderia flava, one genomic interval encodes:
- a CDS encoding YhfC family intramembrane metalloprotease, whose amino-acid sequence MVVAPLTLICLSLTTLFVAIVPILLYRRLRVPFAFNWRDVIAGIAVFAAFAMVIERAVNDYFLRINPTTSEWLSNPFAFVVYGGLAAGICEEVGRFIAMRMMLRRAKGAGQSGDGRGLAYGIGHGGAEAWLVGVLVQAQWIFFAVLANRGQLDSQMANLQPETLMRMHLILATLSPMMTGIFTLERLSALVFQIGLSVLMWRGVRAGWRGILPLAIVVHAVIDVPAAMFQARMLTLFEVDGLYAVAAIIVAIVLVRRVRRPDVVV is encoded by the coding sequence ATGGTCGTCGCCCCGCTCACGCTGATCTGTCTGTCGCTCACGACGCTCTTCGTCGCGATCGTCCCCATTCTGCTGTACCGCCGCCTGAGGGTGCCGTTCGCGTTCAACTGGCGCGACGTGATTGCCGGTATCGCGGTGTTCGCGGCGTTCGCGATGGTGATCGAGCGCGCGGTGAACGACTATTTCCTGCGGATCAACCCGACGACCTCCGAGTGGCTGTCGAACCCGTTTGCGTTCGTCGTGTACGGCGGGCTCGCGGCCGGCATCTGCGAGGAGGTCGGGCGTTTCATCGCGATGCGGATGATGCTGCGGCGCGCGAAAGGTGCGGGTCAGTCCGGCGACGGTCGCGGGCTCGCGTACGGCATCGGACACGGCGGCGCGGAGGCGTGGCTCGTCGGCGTGCTGGTGCAGGCGCAGTGGATTTTCTTTGCGGTGCTCGCGAACCGTGGGCAGCTCGACAGCCAGATGGCGAACCTGCAGCCGGAAACGCTGATGCGGATGCACCTGATCCTCGCGACGCTGTCGCCGATGATGACCGGCATCTTCACGCTCGAGCGTCTGTCGGCGCTGGTGTTCCAGATCGGCTTGTCGGTGCTGATGTGGCGCGGCGTGCGGGCCGGCTGGCGCGGCATCCTGCCGCTCGCGATCGTCGTGCACGCGGTGATCGACGTGCCCGCCGCGATGTTTCAGGCGCGGATGCTGACGCTGTTCGAAGTGGACGGCCTGTATGCGGTCGCGGCGATCATCGTGGCGATCGTGCTGGTGCGCCGCGTGCGCCGGCCGGATGTGGTCGTCTGA
- a CDS encoding Spy/CpxP family protein refolding chaperone, with protein sequence MKKTLAILATALTMSGAFAQASSPAAPAMSASAPAAKVQHEQRVEERIAYLHSQLKITSQQESQWNTFADVMRGNGQTMGELYRQRHDSKNVSALDDMKQYSEIATAHADGTKKLVDAFEPLYNSFSPEQKKLADTTFRESGQQHRAERPHRRHPAAKAPAADAASDANVKP encoded by the coding sequence ATGAAAAAAACCCTCGCTATCCTCGCCACCGCCCTCACCATGAGCGGCGCCTTCGCCCAGGCTTCGTCGCCTGCCGCGCCTGCAATGTCGGCCTCCGCTCCGGCGGCCAAGGTCCAGCATGAGCAGCGCGTCGAAGAGCGCATCGCTTACCTGCACTCGCAGCTGAAGATCACGTCGCAGCAGGAGAGCCAGTGGAACACGTTCGCCGACGTCATGCGCGGCAACGGCCAGACGATGGGCGAACTGTATCGCCAGCGCCATGACAGCAAGAACGTCTCCGCGCTCGACGACATGAAGCAGTATTCGGAAATCGCCACGGCACACGCCGACGGCACGAAGAAGCTGGTCGACGCATTCGAGCCGCTGTACAACAGCTTCTCGCCTGAGCAGAAGAAGCTCGCCGACACGACGTTCCGCGAATCCGGCCAACAGCATCGCGCCGAGCGTCCGCATCGCCGTCATCCGGCAGCGAAGGCGCCGGCTGCCGATGCGGCCAGCGACGCGAACGTCAAGCCTTAA
- the corA gene encoding magnesium/cobalt transporter CorA: MLINCAAYQDGRKLADIEIDDISVYVAKPECFVWVALKDPGPGELEVMKHEFGLHELAVEDVRNGHQRPKIEEYGESLFAVMHTIEMDDEGELTIGEIDVFVGKNYVLSVRNRTQHGFQQVRARCEREPQLLKEGSAFVLYALMDSLVDRYFPILEALGTEIEEIEDRIFEKHNLGSARAIIEDLYSLKRRLVIFQHHITPMLESIGKLTGGRIPQICVGMQAYFRDVYDHLLRIVKTIEGRREMIVTAIQVNLGMISLAESEVTKRLGSFAALFAVPTMIAGIYGMNFQSIPELHYKYGYPICIASMLVVDLFLWWRFRRAGWL, encoded by the coding sequence ATGCTGATCAATTGCGCCGCCTATCAGGACGGCAGAAAGCTGGCCGACATCGAGATCGACGACATCAGCGTCTACGTCGCGAAGCCCGAGTGCTTCGTCTGGGTCGCGCTGAAGGACCCGGGCCCCGGCGAGCTCGAAGTGATGAAGCACGAATTCGGTCTCCACGAACTCGCGGTTGAAGATGTCCGCAACGGCCATCAGCGTCCGAAGATCGAGGAGTACGGCGAATCGCTGTTCGCGGTGATGCATACGATCGAGATGGACGACGAGGGCGAACTGACGATCGGCGAGATCGATGTGTTCGTCGGCAAGAACTATGTGCTGTCGGTGCGCAACCGGACCCAGCACGGATTCCAGCAGGTGCGTGCGCGCTGCGAGCGCGAGCCGCAACTGCTGAAGGAAGGCTCCGCGTTCGTGCTGTACGCACTGATGGACAGCCTCGTCGATCGCTATTTCCCGATTCTCGAAGCGCTCGGCACGGAGATCGAAGAGATCGAGGACCGCATCTTCGAGAAGCACAACCTGGGTTCGGCACGCGCGATCATCGAGGATCTGTACTCGTTAAAGCGTCGTCTCGTGATCTTCCAGCATCACATCACGCCGATGCTCGAATCGATCGGCAAGCTGACGGGCGGCCGTATTCCGCAGATCTGCGTCGGCATGCAGGCGTATTTCCGCGACGTGTACGACCATCTGCTGCGGATCGTGAAGACGATCGAAGGGCGCCGCGAAATGATCGTCACCGCGATCCAGGTGAACCTCGGCATGATCTCGCTCGCCGAGAGCGAGGTGACCAAGCGGCTCGGTTCGTTCGCCGCGCTGTTCGCGGTGCCGACAATGATCGCGGGCATCTACGGGATGAACTTCCAGAGCATCCCCGAGCTGCACTACAAGTACGGTTACCCGATCTGTATCGCGTCGATGCTGGTGGTCGATCTGTTCCTGTGGTGGCGCTTCCGGCGCGCGGGCTGGTTGTAG
- a CDS encoding AAA family ATPase translates to MTHLIFFCGHAGTGKTTVAKRLVGPLMRATGAPFCLLDKDTLYGPTGAAAIGALTGNPHDRDSPLYLQHLRDPEYRGLIDTARENLALGVSVVVVAPLSREVRERKLVDRAWLGVPGDVTIRVVWVHVAEALAHQRIAERNHPDDAYKLANWDTYRARRFEPAGDVLDDLLMFDSTSPGAADYDALLAQLVDMPPTTGTMLPPLPV, encoded by the coding sequence GTGACGCATCTGATTTTCTTCTGCGGTCACGCGGGCACCGGCAAGACGACCGTCGCGAAGCGGCTGGTCGGTCCGCTGATGCGTGCAACCGGCGCGCCGTTCTGTCTGCTCGACAAGGACACGCTGTACGGGCCGACCGGTGCTGCTGCGATCGGCGCGTTGACCGGCAATCCGCACGACCGCGACAGCCCGCTTTATCTGCAGCATCTGCGCGACCCCGAATACCGTGGACTGATCGACACCGCTCGCGAGAATCTCGCGCTTGGCGTCAGCGTCGTGGTCGTTGCGCCGCTGTCGCGTGAGGTGCGCGAGCGCAAGCTCGTCGATCGTGCATGGCTCGGTGTGCCGGGCGACGTGACGATCCGCGTCGTGTGGGTGCATGTAGCGGAAGCGCTCGCGCATCAGCGGATCGCCGAGCGCAATCATCCCGACGATGCGTACAAGCTCGCGAACTGGGACACGTACCGCGCCCGCCGTTTCGAACCTGCAGGCGACGTCCTCGACGATCTGCTGATGTTCGACAGCACGTCGCCCGGCGCCGCCGATTACGATGCGCTGCTCGCGCAGCTGGTCGACATGCCGCCCACTACGGGCACGATGCTGCCGCCGCTACCGGTTTAA
- the cydX gene encoding cytochrome bd-I oxidase subunit CydX: MWYFTWILGIGVALGFGIINVMWLEANGKFVRGHLPDETAASPASPAAAKSSNPGT, encoded by the coding sequence ATGTGGTATTTCACCTGGATTCTCGGCATCGGCGTGGCACTCGGCTTCGGCATCATCAACGTGATGTGGCTCGAAGCGAACGGCAAGTTCGTCCGTGGGCATCTGCCGGATGAAACGGCTGCCTCGCCTGCCTCGCCTGCAGCCGCCAAGAGCAGCAACCCCGGCACGTGA
- a CDS encoding saccharopine dehydrogenase family protein, with translation MKVAIVGAGLIGHTIAHMLRETGDYEVVAFDRDQQALDKLAAQGIPTRRVDSGDAAALRAAIQGFDALVNALPYYLAVNVATAAKGAGVHYFDLTEDVRATSAIREIAESAEHAFMPQCGLAPGFIGLAAHELANRFTEIRDVKMRVGALPEFPTNALKYNLTWSVDGLINEYCQPCEAIRDSRTQWVQPLEGLEHFSLDGTEYEAFNTSGGLGTLCETLSGRVESLDYKSVRYPGHRELMKFLLEDLRLASDRDTLKTIMRRSVPATEQDVVLIFITVTGTRNGQLLQEVFTRKIFAKTVCGVPMSAIQITTAGAMCAVLDLFREKKLPQSGFVRQEQVSLREFLANRFGQLYEGQSIDAMATV, from the coding sequence ATGAAAGTAGCCATCGTTGGCGCAGGTCTGATCGGTCACACCATCGCTCACATGCTGCGCGAAACCGGCGACTACGAAGTCGTCGCATTCGATCGCGATCAACAGGCGCTCGACAAGCTCGCCGCGCAGGGCATCCCCACCCGCCGTGTCGATTCCGGCGATGCAGCCGCGCTTCGTGCTGCGATTCAGGGCTTCGATGCGCTCGTCAATGCATTGCCGTACTACCTCGCGGTGAACGTTGCCACGGCGGCAAAAGGCGCGGGCGTCCATTACTTCGATCTGACCGAAGACGTGCGCGCGACGAGCGCGATCCGCGAGATCGCAGAGAGCGCCGAACACGCATTCATGCCGCAGTGCGGACTCGCACCGGGCTTCATCGGACTCGCCGCGCACGAACTCGCGAACCGTTTCACCGAAATCCGCGACGTGAAGATGCGCGTCGGCGCACTGCCCGAATTTCCGACCAACGCGTTGAAGTACAACCTGACGTGGAGCGTCGACGGCCTGATCAACGAATACTGTCAGCCCTGCGAAGCGATTCGCGACAGCCGCACGCAGTGGGTGCAGCCGCTCGAAGGCCTCGAGCATTTCTCGCTCGACGGCACCGAGTACGAAGCGTTCAACACGTCAGGTGGTCTCGGCACGCTGTGCGAAACACTCTCGGGTCGCGTCGAATCGCTCGACTACAAGTCGGTGCGTTATCCGGGTCACCGCGAGCTGATGAAGTTCCTGCTCGAAGACCTGCGCCTCGCGTCCGACCGCGACACGCTGAAGACGATCATGCGTCGTTCGGTGCCCGCGACCGAGCAGGACGTCGTGCTGATTTTCATCACGGTGACCGGCACGCGCAACGGTCAGCTGCTGCAGGAAGTGTTCACACGAAAGATCTTCGCGAAGACGGTCTGCGGCGTGCCGATGAGCGCGATCCAGATCACGACGGCCGGCGCGATGTGCGCGGTGCTGGATCTGTTCCGCGAGAAGAAGCTGCCGCAAAGCGGTTTCGTGCGTCAGGAGCAGGTGTCGCTGCGCGAGTTTCTTGCGAACCGCTTTGGGCAACTGTACGAAGGACAGTCGATCGACGCGATGGCGACGGTCTGA
- a CDS encoding PGDYG domain-containing protein — translation MIELRHIDLRTDSAAQRVVKDETVAVDFAAHEGELMSLEGPNRYVPGDALITGSTGDRWVVSRERFDAKYLPADAALAHGTPGAYRNRPAVVLAKRMDEAFSLARSANGGDVLTGNAGDWIMQYAPGDYGVVQAARFAKVYRVASDA, via the coding sequence ATGATCGAACTCCGTCACATCGACCTGCGTACCGATTCCGCCGCCCAACGCGTCGTCAAGGATGAAACGGTTGCCGTCGATTTCGCCGCACACGAAGGCGAGCTGATGAGCCTCGAAGGCCCGAACCGTTACGTGCCAGGTGACGCGTTGATCACCGGTTCCACCGGCGATCGCTGGGTCGTCTCGCGCGAGCGCTTCGACGCGAAGTATCTTCCCGCCGATGCAGCGCTTGCGCACGGCACGCCCGGCGCGTATCGCAATCGCCCGGCCGTCGTGCTCGCCAAACGCATGGACGAAGCGTTCTCGCTTGCGCGCTCCGCGAACGGCGGCGACGTGCTCACCGGCAATGCCGGCGACTGGATCATGCAATATGCGCCCGGTGATTATGGTGTCGTGCAGGCTGCGCGCTTCGCGAAGGTGTATCGCGTAGCAAGCGACGCATAA
- a CDS encoding LysE family translocator — protein sequence MLGIVQFPLFLLAVTVLNLTPGPDLAYVAGQSIAHGRRAGLLSALGVSFGGCAHTIACAVGLTALLAASPGAFNAVKWIGAAYLTWLGLRMVWPAAQAAITAGEAPAVPPLSRGALLFRGFVTNASNPKVLLFYVAFFPQFVAADSPHKTLAFLVLGAVFVLLGLANDCVVAWVAATAARAVRGQPVVRRWIDRVIGAGFIGLGVRLALTKR from the coding sequence ATGCTCGGTATCGTCCAGTTCCCGCTCTTTCTGCTCGCCGTCACGGTGCTCAACCTGACGCCAGGTCCCGACCTTGCCTATGTCGCCGGTCAGAGCATCGCGCATGGGCGCCGCGCGGGTCTGCTGTCGGCGCTCGGTGTGTCGTTCGGGGGATGTGCGCATACGATCGCGTGCGCGGTTGGATTGACCGCGCTGCTCGCGGCATCGCCGGGCGCGTTCAATGCGGTCAAGTGGATCGGCGCCGCGTATCTGACGTGGCTCGGTCTGCGAATGGTGTGGCCGGCTGCACAGGCAGCGATAACGGCTGGCGAGGCGCCGGCCGTACCGCCTCTGTCACGCGGCGCACTGCTGTTTCGCGGCTTCGTGACGAACGCGTCGAATCCGAAAGTGCTGCTGTTCTACGTCGCATTTTTCCCGCAGTTCGTCGCCGCCGATAGCCCGCACAAGACGCTCGCGTTTCTCGTGCTCGGCGCGGTGTTCGTGCTGCTCGGACTCGCGAACGACTGCGTCGTCGCGTGGGTCGCGGCGACGGCCGCACGAGCGGTGCGCGGGCAGCCGGTCGTGCGGCGCTGGATCGACCGGGTGATCGGCGCGGGCTTTATCGGCCTCGGTGTGCGGCTTGCGCTGACGAAGCGCTAG
- a CDS encoding substrate-binding domain-containing protein gives MSDPQRRATISDVAREAGTGKTSISRYLNGEMGVLSADIRARIAAAIEKLDYQPNQMARGLKRGRNRLIGMLLADLTNPYSVEVLQGVEAACHALGYMPLICHAANEVEMERRFLQLLTTYRVEGVIVNALGVREETLRPVGGGGIPAVLVDRMIEGLAADMVGLDNADAVNRATRHLLEQGFDDIRFVVQPYESVSSRRLREAAFHATLDEQQRAGGAHHAKGTTVVLDLADETAVTHTLAQLDAAIDAAPHRLALFAANAPVALRIALHLNQRLGARWPERVALLSIDDPDWAELAGITTVRQPTYDIGYRAVEFLHERIDGAKAPARDCLLPGELIVRASTAR, from the coding sequence ATGAGCGATCCGCAGCGCCGCGCGACGATCAGCGACGTCGCGCGCGAAGCCGGCACCGGCAAGACGAGCATCTCGCGTTATCTGAACGGCGAGATGGGCGTGCTGTCGGCGGACATCCGCGCGCGCATCGCGGCAGCGATCGAAAAGCTCGACTATCAGCCGAACCAGATGGCGCGCGGTCTGAAGCGCGGCCGCAACCGGTTGATCGGCATGCTGCTCGCCGACCTGACCAATCCGTATTCGGTCGAAGTGTTGCAGGGCGTAGAGGCCGCGTGTCACGCGCTCGGTTACATGCCGTTGATCTGCCACGCGGCGAACGAAGTCGAGATGGAGCGGCGCTTCCTGCAACTGCTAACGACGTATCGCGTGGAAGGCGTGATCGTCAATGCGCTCGGCGTGCGCGAGGAAACGCTGCGGCCGGTGGGCGGCGGCGGGATTCCGGCGGTGCTCGTCGACCGGATGATCGAAGGGCTGGCGGCGGACATGGTCGGCCTCGACAACGCGGACGCGGTGAATCGCGCGACGCGTCATCTGCTGGAACAGGGCTTCGACGATATCCGTTTTGTCGTGCAGCCGTACGAGTCGGTGAGTTCGCGCCGGCTGCGCGAGGCTGCGTTTCACGCGACGCTGGATGAGCAGCAACGTGCGGGCGGGGCTCACCACGCAAAAGGCACAACGGTCGTGCTCGATCTCGCGGACGAAACAGCCGTCACGCACACGCTCGCCCAGCTCGACGCGGCGATCGACGCCGCACCGCATCGGCTCGCGCTGTTCGCGGCGAACGCGCCAGTCGCGCTGCGTATCGCGCTGCATCTGAATCAACGGCTCGGCGCACGCTGGCCCGAACGCGTCGCGCTGCTGTCGATCGACGATCCCGACTGGGCCGAGCTTGCCGGCATCACGACGGTGCGCCAGCCGACCTACGACATCGGCTACCGCGCGGTGGAGTTCCTGCACGAGCGGATCGACGGTGCCAAAGCCCCGGCGCGCGACTGCCTGCTGCCGGGCGAACTGATCGTACGCGCGTCGACGGCGCGCTGA
- a CDS encoding sugar ABC transporter substrate-binding protein has protein sequence MNHRLRRRVLAAAVALTATVSLPFATPAHAQTPKKPKIALVMKSLANEFFLTMENGAKDYQKHNPNNFDLITNGIKDETDTANQIRIVEQMIVSKVDAIVIAPADSKALVPVIKKAVDAGIIVVNIDNRLDPDVLKSKDLNVPFVGPDNRKGAQKVGDYLAQKLKAGDQVGIIEGVSTTTNAQQRTAGFKDAMQKVGANVVSVQSGEWEIDKGNAVASAMLNEYPNLKALLAGNDNMAIGAVSAVRAAGKQGKVYVVGYDNIGAIKPMLKDGRVLATADQYAAKQAVFGIDTALKAISEHKKQSELSGVVETPCDLITK, from the coding sequence ATGAACCACCGCCTTCGCCGCCGCGTGCTCGCGGCTGCTGTCGCGCTGACCGCTACCGTTTCCCTGCCGTTCGCCACGCCTGCTCACGCCCAGACCCCGAAGAAGCCGAAGATCGCGCTGGTGATGAAATCCCTCGCCAACGAATTCTTCCTGACGATGGAAAACGGCGCGAAGGATTACCAGAAGCACAACCCGAACAACTTCGACCTGATCACGAACGGCATCAAGGACGAGACCGACACGGCCAACCAGATCCGCATCGTCGAGCAGATGATCGTCTCGAAGGTCGACGCGATCGTGATCGCGCCCGCCGATTCGAAGGCGCTGGTGCCGGTCATCAAGAAGGCGGTCGATGCGGGGATCATCGTCGTGAACATCGACAACCGGCTCGACCCGGACGTGCTGAAGTCGAAGGATCTGAACGTGCCGTTCGTCGGCCCGGATAACCGCAAGGGCGCGCAGAAGGTCGGCGATTACCTCGCGCAGAAGCTGAAGGCAGGCGACCAGGTCGGCATCATCGAAGGCGTGTCGACCACGACGAACGCGCAGCAGCGTACGGCCGGCTTCAAGGACGCGATGCAGAAGGTCGGCGCGAACGTCGTGTCGGTGCAGTCGGGCGAATGGGAAATCGACAAGGGCAATGCGGTTGCATCCGCGATGCTCAACGAGTACCCGAACCTGAAGGCGCTCCTCGCCGGTAATGACAACATGGCGATCGGCGCGGTGTCCGCCGTGCGCGCGGCCGGCAAGCAGGGCAAGGTGTACGTGGTCGGCTACGACAACATCGGCGCGATCAAGCCGATGCTGAAGGACGGCCGCGTGCTCGCCACCGCCGATCAATACGCAGCCAAGCAGGCTGTGTTCGGCATCGACACTGCGCTGAAGGCGATCTCCGAGCACAAGAAGCAGAGCGAGCTGTCGGGCGTCGTCGAAACGCCGTGCGACCTCATCACGAAGTAA
- a CDS encoding LysR family transcriptional regulator: MDKFASMEVFVAVVEAGSLTAAAERFGISSAMAGKHIRALETRLATRLLTRTTRRQSLTEIGRQYYEQCRRILAEVKEAESIAEAMASAPRGLLKITVPLTYGVEVFSPAMTDYLTAWPDVSLELDLTNRITDLVEEGFDAAVRIGRLPDSSFIARPLKPYRMRACASPGYLARAGTPRMPADLVHHECLGFLHWGREGIWRLEGDAPGETPRAGRFRANNGQALKVAALHGFGLVLQPEALLAKEIESGQLVSVLEDYLPEGSPVHLIYPGDRRATPKLTTFIDFVIERLGA; the protein is encoded by the coding sequence GTGGACAAGTTCGCCAGCATGGAGGTCTTCGTGGCTGTCGTCGAGGCGGGCAGCCTGACGGCGGCCGCCGAACGCTTCGGCATTTCGTCGGCGATGGCCGGCAAGCATATCCGCGCGCTCGAAACACGGCTCGCGACGCGGCTGCTCACCCGCACCACGCGACGTCAGAGTCTGACCGAGATCGGCCGGCAGTATTACGAGCAGTGCCGGCGCATTCTTGCAGAGGTGAAAGAGGCGGAGTCGATCGCCGAAGCGATGGCATCGGCGCCGCGCGGACTGCTGAAAATCACCGTGCCGCTCACGTACGGCGTCGAGGTGTTTTCTCCGGCGATGACCGACTATCTGACCGCGTGGCCCGACGTCAGTCTCGAACTCGATCTGACGAACCGCATCACTGATCTCGTCGAGGAAGGTTTCGATGCGGCCGTGCGGATCGGCCGGTTGCCCGATTCGAGTTTTATCGCGCGGCCGTTGAAGCCGTACCGGATGCGCGCATGCGCGTCGCCTGGGTATCTCGCGCGCGCCGGTACGCCGCGCATGCCCGCCGATCTCGTGCATCACGAATGCCTCGGTTTCCTGCATTGGGGACGCGAGGGCATCTGGCGGCTCGAAGGCGATGCGCCCGGCGAGACTCCGCGCGCCGGCCGGTTTCGCGCGAACAACGGGCAGGCACTGAAGGTCGCGGCACTGCACGGCTTCGGTCTTGTGCTGCAGCCCGAAGCGTTGCTCGCGAAGGAGATCGAAAGCGGGCAACTCGTGTCGGTGCTCGAAGACTATCTGCCCGAAGGCTCGCCCGTGCATCTGATCTATCCGGGCGACCGGCGCGCGACGCCGAAGCTCACCACATTCATCGATTTCGTGATCGAGCGGCTGGGTGCCTGA
- a CDS encoding DUF3022 domain-containing protein, translated as MDEAYQYDCASPDIEELARVISDLFPEQTRFAEQPADDGTPTLVVHWVAMRFGSTAKRIAMQVMVSPAAFARYRALPARLRGRSFAVLRAYVEASIGSLEEQYANGETVPKEVTVDLGDEFA; from the coding sequence ATGGATGAAGCCTACCAGTACGACTGCGCAAGCCCCGACATCGAGGAGCTGGCGCGCGTGATCAGCGATCTGTTTCCCGAGCAGACGCGCTTTGCCGAACAGCCCGCCGACGACGGCACGCCGACACTGGTCGTGCATTGGGTGGCGATGCGCTTCGGGTCGACCGCGAAGCGTATCGCGATGCAGGTGATGGTGTCGCCGGCTGCGTTCGCGCGCTATCGGGCGCTGCCCGCGCGGTTGCGCGGGCGTAGTTTCGCGGTGCTGCGTGCGTATGTGGAAGCGTCGATCGGCTCGCTCGAAGAGCAGTATGCGAACGGGGAGACTGTGCCGAAGGAAGTGACGGTGGATCTCGGCGACGAGTTTGCCTGA
- a CDS encoding Lrp/AsnC family transcriptional regulator — MRPPRLDQLDDLDRSLVAALQANARESVANLARQLGVARTTVIARIARLERTNVIAGYSVRLGQDVLDASIYAYVGIIIAPRYGADVQKRLAKMPEVQLLCAVSGEFDYVAWLRADSPDRLNDLLDQIGGLEGVERTTTSIILARKIDRGTVTG; from the coding sequence ATGAGACCTCCGCGACTCGACCAGCTCGACGATCTCGACCGCAGCCTCGTAGCTGCGCTGCAGGCCAATGCACGCGAGAGCGTCGCGAATCTCGCGCGCCAGCTCGGCGTTGCACGTACTACGGTGATCGCGCGGATCGCGCGGCTCGAACGTACGAACGTGATCGCGGGCTACAGCGTGCGGCTCGGCCAGGACGTGCTCGATGCGAGCATCTACGCGTACGTCGGCATCATCATCGCGCCGCGCTACGGCGCCGACGTGCAGAAGCGGCTCGCGAAAATGCCCGAGGTGCAGCTGCTGTGCGCGGTGAGCGGCGAGTTCGATTACGTCGCGTGGCTGCGTGCGGATTCGCCCGACCGGCTCAACGATCTGCTCGACCAGATCGGCGGACTCGAGGGCGTCGAGCGGACCACGACGTCGATCATTCTCGCGCGCAAGATCGACCGCGGGACGGTCACCGGCTAG